The Treponema phagedenis DNA segment AAATCAACAATGGTTTGCCCTCGTGCTATTTCGCTGTCGCATACGCACTGCAGATTTACATGCGGAATATTTTTGCAAAGTTCAGGGGTATGCGCAAAAAGCACAGTAATAAGATCGTGAATAATAACACCGAGGGTTTTGCCGATTTCCCAGTTATATTTTATATAGGTGGGAAGAATGGCCGAAATAAATTCCGCCTCTTTTGTTTTTTGGTTTGTAATAAAACTGAGATAATTCATATCCATAAAACATGCGGCGGTGAGTTCAAGCCCTATCATAAAGATATCGGTAAAGGCGCCCAATTTTTGGCAAACTGTTTGGACAGCAAGCGGGTCATGCCAATAATTAAACTCCGCAACCGGCGTTACATTACCGCGATACACGCTGCCGCCCATGCTGTAAATAGCTTTTATCTTTTTCATTGTTTCAATGTCCTGCTCTATACAAAGGGCAAGGTTGGTAAGCGGCCCCAAGGCGATAATCTCAAGCTCATCAGGATATTTTTTTGCGGATTCAAGAATAAAATCAACCGCAGGCGTTTTTTGTAAAAGGGTCGAATCTATCGGCGGATTATACTCCCCCAATCCGTTGGAGCCGTGTATGAGGCCTTCGGGAACTTTCCGTACATAATCGGGACTGATCGGCTGCAAAGAAGCGGCTGCCCCTTTAAAAACAGGCGTATTTTTTCCGATAAAGGCGGAAAGCCGCAGCGCATTATCGGTTGTGCATTCAATGCCCTTATTTCCGCCCACCGAACAAATACCGAGCAATTCAAATTCGGGAATCATGGCTGCGGCAATAATTGCAACCGCATCATCAATGCCGGGGTCGGTGTCAATAATAATTTTACGCGTTTTCATAGCTCTGCCTCTTCTTAATAGAATGTTTCCAGCATAAAAGGAAAACACTGCTTTGTCAATAAATTGATATATCTGGTTTTAATCCGAGAAAATTTTATACTCGATAAGGTTTGCTCACTTGTTCCTTTCCTACCGTACGTGACTGACTTTTGCAGACAGAACAGAGAGCGGTTTACCCTTATAGGGGTGAGGTGTTCATACTTAATGAGTGTGAGTGCCGGATATTCGGGAACGGTGTATTCATCCGGAAATAAGTTTTAGTAGGACAATTTGCAAAGCTTTAAAACTCGTGGTTTTGTTAATAAAACAAGATTCGATAGGGCAGGGGTGGCAGCCCTTTATTTTTGCGGAAACTAGAATTATTCTTTTAACGCATCTCTTGCAAGCGATTTTAAAACAAAACTATTTGTAAGGCTTTAAAACACGTAGGTTAGTTTTTAATTTTAATATCGCTGGAATTTTGTTAGTCCTGCGGTGGAAAGGTAACAGCGAGGTGTTTAAAGCCTATAGACTTTTTTCCTGCTCTTAGTTACCATAAGGTATAAACTATATACTAATTTTTTAGAGGTACGGTATGACTATTACAGATACAATGTTGAAGACTTTTCAGGATCAATTTGATTCAAATCCGGTCAACGAAGCGATTGCCTGTGCAGTCGGCAGGGTAGGACTGGAAGATGCCTGTTTTAATAATGAGGTGCGGGCGCTGCATAATCATTATTTTTCTGATGAAACTGCGCGCGGCGAAATTACTAATCAAAAAATGAGCGGAAGATGTTGGATGTTTGCATCGCTGAATGCGGCACGAGTTTTAACGATGAAAAAGCTCAATATTGAAACAATTGAATTTTCGCAAAACTATACGCTCTTTTGGGATAAGCTTGAAAAAGCAAATTATTTTTTGGAAAGTATTTTGGAGACATTGGATGAGCCCTTGAACGGAAGGCTTGTGGCGCATCTTTTGCAAAATCCGATGCAGGACGGCGGGCAGTGGGATATGTTTTCAGGTTTGCTTGCAAAGTACGGGGTTGTGCCGAAAGATGTGATGCCCGAAACGTTTCATTCGTCAAATACGCGGACGCTTGTGCCTTTTTTAACACGATGCTTGCGCAAGTATGCGCAGGTTTTGCGCAGTGCGCATCAGGAAGGAAAGGGCTTAGATGCGTTACGCGGGATCAAAGAGGAATGTTTATCAAATATTTATGCAATATTGGTAAAGGCGCTCGGCAAACCGCCGCAGAGCTTTGATTTTATGTATCGGGATAAAGATAAGGTTTTTCATAAAATTGAGAATAT contains these protein-coding regions:
- a CDS encoding nucleoside hydrolase, with product MKTRKIIIDTDPGIDDAVAIIAAAMIPEFELLGICSVGGNKGIECTTDNALRLSAFIGKNTPVFKGAAASLQPISPDYVRKVPEGLIHGSNGLGEYNPPIDSTLLQKTPAVDFILESAKKYPDELEIIALGPLTNLALCIEQDIETMKKIKAIYSMGGSVYRGNVTPVAEFNYWHDPLAVQTVCQKLGAFTDIFMIGLELTAACFMDMNYLSFITNQKTKEAEFISAILPTYIKYNWEIGKTLGVIIHDLITVLFAHTPELCKNIPHVNLQCVCDSEIARGQTIVDFDADLCDKNAYVPLVIDAEALKENFIRILFREQGVSEYRDAMHRIQNINRHDFFLS
- a CDS encoding aminopeptidase C, whose translation is MTITDTMLKTFQDQFDSNPVNEAIACAVGRVGLEDACFNNEVRALHNHYFSDETARGEITNQKMSGRCWMFASLNAARVLTMKKLNIETIEFSQNYTLFWDKLEKANYFLESILETLDEPLNGRLVAHLLQNPMQDGGQWDMFSGLLAKYGVVPKDVMPETFHSSNTRTLVPFLTRCLRKYAQVLRSAHQEGKGLDALRGIKEECLSNIYAILVKALGKPPQSFDFMYRDKDKVFHKIENITPQQFFKEYIGWNLDEKISLINAPTKDKPYGHAYTVRFLGTVKEAKPIHYINVPIEVLKSAAQKSIQEGIPVWFGCDMGQMVARKDGIMDLEVFNYNAVRGFLPEFDKAQRLDYGESLLTHAMVLTGFDKGSDDTVLKWQVENSWGDESGKKGMFSMSNAWFDEYVYQIMIDKKFVAQEWLAALDKPLIELEPWDPMGALAMMQ